From Hartmannibacter diazotrophicus, a single genomic window includes:
- the rfbC gene encoding dTDP-4-dehydrorhamnose 3,5-epimerase, with protein sequence MQFEPTSIPSVVLITPKRHGDARGYFMESFRADMFEAEVGPITFVQDNQSLSAEVGTVRGLHFQLNPRAQGKLVRCIAGAILDIAVDIRQGSPTFGQHVTAELSADNGCQLWVPVGFAHGFCTLEPDSIISYKVTDYYSPEHDRGLLWNDPDLGIDWPVDPQKAILSAKDQVQPRLADVVSNFAYAA encoded by the coding sequence ATGCAGTTTGAACCAACTTCGATTCCGTCCGTCGTCCTGATCACCCCCAAGAGGCATGGCGACGCCCGGGGCTATTTCATGGAATCCTTCCGCGCCGACATGTTCGAGGCGGAAGTCGGGCCGATCACCTTCGTTCAGGACAACCAGTCTCTTTCAGCCGAGGTCGGCACCGTGCGCGGGCTGCATTTCCAGCTCAATCCGCGGGCCCAGGGCAAGCTGGTGCGCTGTATTGCCGGCGCCATCCTCGATATCGCCGTCGACATCCGCCAGGGCTCGCCGACCTTCGGCCAGCATGTGACGGCGGAACTTTCCGCCGACAACGGCTGCCAGCTCTGGGTGCCGGTCGGCTTTGCGCATGGCTTCTGCACACTGGAGCCGGACAGCATCATCAGTTACAAGGTGACCGACTACTACAGCCCGGAGCATGATCGCGGCCTGCTCTGGAACGATCCGGATCTCGGCATCGACTGGCCCGTCGATCCGCAGAAGGCGATTCTTTCGGCCAAGGATCAGGTGCAGCCTCGCCTTGCCGACGTCGTGTCCAATTTCGCCTACGCCGCGTGA
- a CDS encoding class I adenylate-forming enzyme family protein, whose translation MNLYARLEILAHCQPDKLAIETADRKLTYAELDEVIRRIAGRLRAEGVGRGDVVGLRLRDTPEHLAALFACLKLGAVGLAIDWRTAKAEFLRILDQFKPKVCFIDGNVRPEFDTVYLKTEEAEQSEPDTTPYVDVTDEPMMYNLTSGTTGLPKAMVVTHENIYARSMSRSMAGVVLPEDRYLAALPFAYSAGRDHACNALLVGATLVLFRALYEPMELVEFVNDNNVTAMALSPNVTRSLTALETKGGPLMPKLRAFTSTTGKLQPEDRAAIRERVAPHLIDYYGSTGTGIMAYINTAEDGATNTAAGRPALGIEVQIVDDDGNVLSGETVGNIRVRGPGIALKAVGSVMSPTEGFRDGWYYPGDLGHFGTDGLLHLDGRIADLIKRGGLMVYAQEVEQALRRHPAVADAAVVGVPSEKLGQEVAAFVVRKGDVDAKELVRHCRGEIAPFKVPTIFEFPDDLPRNTNGKVVKAKLLEQFEKEPS comes from the coding sequence ATGAACCTCTATGCTCGACTGGAAATTCTGGCCCATTGTCAGCCAGACAAGCTTGCCATCGAAACGGCCGACCGGAAACTGACCTATGCGGAACTGGACGAGGTCATTCGCCGGATTGCCGGCCGGCTTCGGGCCGAGGGGGTTGGACGCGGCGACGTCGTCGGCCTGCGTCTGCGCGACACGCCTGAGCATCTGGCCGCGCTCTTTGCCTGCCTGAAGCTCGGCGCGGTCGGTCTTGCGATCGACTGGCGCACGGCCAAGGCGGAATTCCTGCGCATTCTCGACCAGTTCAAGCCGAAGGTCTGCTTCATCGACGGCAACGTGCGGCCGGAGTTCGACACCGTCTATCTGAAGACGGAGGAAGCCGAGCAATCCGAGCCGGACACGACGCCCTATGTGGACGTCACCGACGAGCCGATGATGTACAACCTGACATCGGGCACGACCGGGCTGCCGAAGGCGATGGTCGTCACGCACGAGAACATCTACGCGCGCTCGATGAGCCGCTCGATGGCCGGGGTGGTGCTGCCGGAGGACCGGTATCTTGCCGCCCTGCCGTTCGCCTATTCGGCCGGCCGTGACCATGCCTGCAACGCGCTGCTCGTCGGCGCGACGCTCGTGCTGTTCCGTGCGCTCTACGAGCCGATGGAGCTGGTCGAATTCGTCAACGACAACAACGTGACGGCGATGGCGCTGTCGCCGAACGTCACCCGGTCGCTGACGGCGCTGGAGACGAAGGGCGGCCCCCTGATGCCGAAGCTTCGTGCGTTCACGTCGACGACAGGCAAGCTGCAGCCGGAAGACCGCGCCGCCATCCGCGAACGGGTCGCGCCGCATCTGATCGACTATTACGGCAGCACCGGCACCGGCATCATGGCCTATATCAACACGGCCGAGGACGGCGCGACGAATACGGCAGCGGGCCGGCCTGCGCTCGGCATCGAGGTGCAGATCGTCGATGACGATGGCAATGTCCTGTCCGGCGAGACGGTCGGCAACATCCGGGTGCGCGGTCCCGGCATCGCCCTCAAGGCTGTCGGCAGCGTGATGTCGCCGACGGAAGGCTTCCGCGACGGCTGGTATTATCCGGGCGACCTCGGCCACTTCGGCACCGACGGGTTGCTGCATCTTGACGGACGCATCGCCGATCTGATCAAGCGCGGCGGGCTCATGGTCTACGCCCAGGAGGTGGAGCAGGCGCTGCGCCGCCATCCGGCCGTCGCCGACGCCGCGGTTGTCGGCGTGCCGTCGGAAAAGCTCGGCCAGGAGGTCGCCGCCTTCGTCGTGCGCAAGGGCGATGTGGACGCCAAGGAACTCGTTCGTCACTGCCGCGGCGAAATCGCGCCGTTCAAGGTGCCGACGATTTTCGAGTTCCCCGACGATCTGCCGCGCAACACCAACGGCAAGGTGGTCAAGGCCAAGCTGCTCGAACAGTTCGAAAAAGAGCCGAGCTGA
- a CDS encoding thioesterase domain-containing protein, translating into MQVEMLAKIFAELFELDSVSPDDDYFELGGDSIIAETLMLEIEEKFGVTLSMSVLVEASTPRTLIPVIDQAAAKRTTPLMNTARAKGQGTPLFCIHGMLGHSIFPRQLAPILKADSPIYGIRARGVEVGEIPLTSVEEMAATYVGLIKEKLGPNDPCFLLGHCGGSSIAYEMAHQLKAEGRPVAGVIMIDPEFDYRAHLLTDSSIVSSLKRIKSSVNAAKLNQEMEKMGELGGKEDRHEIVNRAMSLAISRYKPKTLDCPTLFLYCPERKEVLLNPKRGYQTLLPKGTFIEVGCPHEQLFTEKVDDLAQSIGDFMTGLESGEGTERKSRSA; encoded by the coding sequence ATGCAGGTCGAGATGTTGGCAAAGATTTTTGCCGAACTTTTCGAGCTCGATTCTGTCAGCCCGGATGACGATTATTTCGAACTTGGCGGCGACTCCATCATCGCGGAGACGCTGATGCTCGAAATCGAGGAGAAGTTCGGGGTCACGCTGTCGATGTCCGTGCTCGTCGAGGCCTCGACGCCGCGGACGCTCATCCCGGTGATCGACCAGGCCGCGGCCAAGCGGACGACGCCGCTGATGAATACCGCCCGGGCCAAGGGGCAGGGCACGCCGCTGTTCTGCATCCACGGCATGCTCGGTCACTCGATCTTCCCGCGTCAGCTCGCGCCGATCCTGAAGGCCGACAGCCCGATCTACGGCATTCGCGCCCGCGGTGTCGAAGTCGGCGAAATTCCGCTGACCTCCGTCGAGGAAATGGCCGCGACCTATGTCGGCCTGATCAAGGAAAAGCTCGGGCCGAACGATCCCTGCTTCCTGCTCGGCCATTGCGGCGGCTCGTCCATCGCCTATGAAATGGCGCACCAGCTGAAGGCCGAAGGGCGGCCGGTCGCGGGCGTCATCATGATCGATCCGGAATTCGACTACCGGGCGCATCTGCTCACGGACTCCTCGATCGTCTCGTCGCTGAAGCGCATCAAGTCCTCGGTGAACGCTGCAAAGCTCAACCAGGAAATGGAGAAGATGGGCGAACTCGGCGGCAAGGAAGACCGGCACGAGATCGTCAACCGCGCGATGAGTCTCGCGATTTCCCGCTACAAGCCCAAGACGCTCGATTGTCCGACGCTCTTCCTCTACTGTCCGGAGCGCAAGGAGGTGCTGCTCAATCCCAAGCGCGGCTACCAGACCCTGCTGCCGAAGGGCACGTTCATCGAGGTCGGCTGTCCGCACGAGCAGCTGTTCACCGAAAAGGTCGACGATCTGGCCCAGTCGATCGGCGATTTCATGACCGGTCTGGAGAGCGGCGAAGGAACCGAGAGAAAGTCGCGAAGCGCATGA
- a CDS encoding exopolysaccharide transport family protein: protein MNVPLTAEEIGWKSEGGNEPRKTSVDALVSLSDFFDSLLKSWWIVLAVLVIGVGSTFAYVKSVEPRFSPTSRIVVDMRQMLALATRLDPSIGIPKDSLLWTQVVLMRSEGNLLAVVDKLDLVNDPAFADVVGKADGKGSLLNRLSFGLLGRSGSQATSKPDDERLAVVRELQRYLDIRPITGTYVVNIEYLADDPVLGAEISNAVAEQYLKDQIFARYDATLRAEGWIERRLESLKDASSEAALAVEDYRQQHSLLEAGGRPLVEDDLKGMTLRVVKAGSDLAMAEATRDEAADLLKTGTLNSSTINSINDPNIVRLRRQYFDLQARIFELEQKAGEGTDSALADLRNQASTIEGQLRSSLVRIAAKADSDAKVAKTQLQNLQVLEEQTRRDFIIQQERSVRLRELERTARVMHEAYANFFAGYVQLTQRHAYPTSEARVLALASPPRRPSYPGKSLILMNAFAASLVVGSAIAVARQRSVSRLKAGDDVQVQVGCQCLAVLPRLPRRGAAARKALPTDEPDFIELTKDIGALVTSRMSGRGRGVVIAVTEGMPLGGGPALAEALAHSLTRRSEKVALIRAFVMPQSVKKEQWIGPEDAAGDAVKEFTLPMQMDQETTRQEYLERLIKSALEDYEIIVIDAPPLTHGADAGFVSQLADFTLLAVRWGAPYGPMLRDELEYQDGISSKLVGAVLYHAPRVPFAAGRRRIREWLFPRYGARSRGWSFSLR, encoded by the coding sequence ATGAACGTTCCGCTGACGGCCGAAGAAATTGGGTGGAAGAGCGAGGGCGGCAACGAGCCCCGCAAGACTTCCGTCGACGCTCTGGTCAGCCTCAGTGATTTCTTCGACAGCCTGCTGAAATCGTGGTGGATCGTCCTCGCCGTCCTGGTGATCGGCGTCGGGTCGACATTCGCCTACGTCAAGAGCGTCGAGCCGCGCTTTTCGCCGACCTCGCGCATCGTCGTCGACATGCGGCAGATGCTTGCGCTCGCGACCCGGCTCGATCCGTCCATCGGCATTCCCAAGGATTCGCTTCTGTGGACGCAGGTCGTGCTGATGCGGTCGGAGGGCAACCTGCTGGCCGTGGTCGACAAGCTGGACCTCGTCAACGACCCGGCGTTCGCGGATGTGGTCGGCAAGGCGGACGGCAAGGGCAGCCTGCTCAATCGCCTGAGTTTCGGCCTTCTCGGCCGATCGGGATCGCAGGCCACCAGCAAGCCTGACGACGAGCGGCTGGCGGTCGTCAGGGAGCTCCAGCGCTATCTCGATATCCGCCCGATCACGGGCACCTATGTGGTCAATATCGAATATCTCGCGGACGATCCCGTCCTCGGCGCCGAAATCAGCAACGCGGTGGCCGAGCAATATCTCAAGGACCAGATCTTCGCCCGCTACGACGCGACGCTCAGGGCGGAGGGCTGGATCGAACGGCGCCTGGAGAGCCTCAAGGATGCGTCCAGCGAAGCCGCGCTCGCCGTCGAGGACTACCGCCAGCAGCATTCGCTTCTGGAGGCAGGGGGCCGACCGCTGGTCGAGGACGACCTCAAGGGCATGACGCTGCGGGTCGTCAAGGCCGGAAGCGACCTTGCCATGGCGGAAGCGACCCGCGACGAGGCGGCCGACCTCCTGAAGACCGGCACGCTCAATTCCAGCACGATCAATTCGATCAACGATCCCAACATCGTGCGACTGCGCCGGCAGTATTTCGACCTGCAGGCCCGCATTTTCGAGCTTGAGCAGAAGGCGGGCGAGGGAACCGATTCCGCGCTTGCCGACCTGCGGAACCAGGCGTCGACTATCGAGGGCCAGCTTCGCTCCAGCCTTGTGCGCATCGCGGCCAAGGCCGACTCGGATGCCAAGGTGGCCAAGACCCAGCTTCAGAACCTGCAGGTGCTGGAGGAGCAGACGCGGCGCGACTTCATCATCCAGCAGGAGCGGTCCGTGCGACTGAGGGAACTGGAGCGGACCGCGCGGGTGATGCACGAGGCCTATGCCAACTTTTTTGCCGGGTATGTGCAGCTGACCCAACGGCACGCCTATCCTACGTCGGAGGCCCGGGTCCTTGCGCTTGCGAGCCCGCCGCGCCGGCCGAGCTATCCCGGAAAATCCCTGATCCTGATGAATGCGTTCGCCGCCAGCCTCGTCGTCGGTTCGGCGATTGCCGTCGCGCGGCAGCGATCGGTCTCCCGTCTGAAGGCCGGCGACGACGTCCAGGTGCAGGTCGGTTGCCAATGCCTTGCCGTCCTGCCGAGATTGCCGCGGCGCGGTGCGGCGGCCCGCAAGGCTCTGCCGACCGATGAACCGGATTTCATCGAGCTCACCAAGGATATCGGCGCGCTGGTCACCAGCCGCATGTCCGGACGCGGACGAGGCGTCGTGATTGCCGTCACGGAAGGCATGCCGCTTGGCGGCGGCCCGGCGTTGGCGGAGGCCCTTGCCCATTCGCTGACCCGGCGCAGCGAGAAGGTCGCTCTGATCCGCGCCTTCGTCATGCCGCAGTCGGTCAAGAAGGAGCAGTGGATCGGTCCGGAGGATGCCGCCGGAGACGCGGTGAAGGAATTCACGCTCCCGATGCAGATGGATCAGGAAACGACCCGGCAGGAGTATCTCGAACGCCTGATCAAGTCGGCGCTTGAGGACTACGAGATCATCGTGATCGATGCGCCGCCGCTGACGCACGGTGCGGACGCCGGGTTCGTGTCGCAGCTTGCCGACTTCACGCTTCTGGCCGTGCGCTGGGGCGCCCCGTACGGACCGATGCTGCGGGACGAACTGGAGTATCAGGACGGCATTTCATCCAAGCTGGTCGGGGCCGTCCTCTATCATGCGCCGCGCGTTCCCTTCGCGGCCGGCCGGCGCCGCATCCGGGAGTGGTTGTTCCCGCGCTATGGCGCCAGATCCCGGGGCTGGTCGTTCTCCCTGCGCTGA
- a CDS encoding glycoside hydrolase family 16 protein produces the protein MKIQRRQLLVGSAGSFLLPLSSVARSLASEAPLIFDFSSELPEGTSFRRAGPAALWQGESYALVEADVPRFEAAGPDKAPALLLEGDLQPLIRNVDRLAGGQYVDRAPMEGEKSFAVTSDGTAGSYISVDMPEEDMMLTASVFVVSQKERPWAISLRSPESKQSGRGEVTAGPQWRRVSASWPSYVTEKQPLTFYLARPYALENRPGPETGLVWAPQVEAGWRPSSPVPSSQMTRAADEAYLGGHHFRLPEATVTMRLPAGGTQGGVLLDGENGNFRFGINNSGRLYARIGELSVEGFDEVGDAPDVLVHWSANGIGVASVRGGRVVNRAFTAGNPGTPDSGATVRLLAAHDGTKPSNTHIARIEIARTARFDSPVAAPVLAPPRYKMVFADEFDDPDVSRINEEGTGPGKGPYWCSKYRWPRLEIINEEKQVYMDRTFAGTGDKPLGIEPFSIADSILTITADRADPNTVRPFINDAAYTSGAITSVASHSQTYGYFEINCRVPAGRGFWPAFWLLPVEFTWPPEIDVLEGSGARRFSFSTGAIGEGSPFQQVWHAGHGDTTESFHVYALEWTQSEIILFVDGKELRRGKNFVDQPMYVLANLAVGSHDEAWIPDPDETTPFPGRFEIDYIRCWARA, from the coding sequence ATGAAGATTCAGCGGCGTCAGCTTCTTGTCGGTTCGGCTGGTTCGTTTCTCCTGCCTCTCTCCAGCGTTGCGAGGTCTCTCGCTTCCGAGGCACCTCTGATCTTCGACTTTTCCTCGGAACTGCCGGAAGGGACGTCGTTCCGGCGGGCAGGCCCGGCAGCCCTCTGGCAGGGAGAGAGCTATGCCCTCGTCGAGGCCGATGTGCCGCGTTTCGAGGCAGCAGGACCGGACAAGGCGCCCGCCCTGCTTCTGGAGGGAGATCTCCAGCCGCTGATCCGAAATGTCGATCGGCTTGCCGGCGGCCAGTATGTCGACAGGGCTCCGATGGAGGGCGAGAAGTCCTTCGCCGTGACGAGCGACGGAACCGCCGGTTCCTACATTTCCGTCGACATGCCCGAAGAGGACATGATGCTGACCGCGTCGGTCTTCGTCGTGTCGCAGAAGGAACGGCCGTGGGCGATCAGCCTGCGGTCTCCCGAGTCCAAGCAGTCGGGGCGCGGCGAAGTCACGGCCGGTCCGCAATGGCGCCGTGTTTCGGCTAGCTGGCCGTCCTACGTCACCGAGAAACAGCCGCTCACCTTCTACCTTGCCCGGCCCTATGCGCTTGAAAACAGGCCCGGGCCGGAAACCGGTCTCGTCTGGGCGCCGCAGGTCGAGGCGGGCTGGCGGCCATCGTCGCCGGTGCCTTCCTCGCAGATGACGCGCGCGGCCGACGAGGCCTATCTGGGCGGCCATCATTTCCGCCTGCCCGAGGCCACGGTCACCATGCGGCTGCCGGCCGGCGGCACACAAGGCGGCGTTCTGCTGGACGGCGAGAACGGCAATTTCCGCTTCGGCATCAACAACAGCGGCCGCCTCTATGCGCGGATCGGCGAGCTTTCGGTGGAGGGGTTCGACGAGGTGGGCGATGCGCCGGACGTTCTCGTCCACTGGTCGGCGAACGGCATCGGTGTCGCCTCCGTGCGCGGCGGGCGGGTCGTCAATCGCGCGTTCACCGCCGGCAACCCGGGAACGCCGGACAGCGGCGCCACGGTGCGACTGCTTGCGGCCCACGACGGCACGAAGCCGTCGAACACCCATATTGCGCGGATCGAGATCGCCCGGACGGCGCGTTTCGACAGCCCCGTTGCAGCGCCGGTGCTGGCACCGCCACGCTACAAGATGGTCTTCGCGGACGAATTCGACGATCCGGATGTCAGCCGGATCAACGAAGAGGGAACGGGCCCCGGGAAGGGGCCCTACTGGTGCAGCAAATACCGCTGGCCGCGTCTCGAAATCATCAACGAGGAGAAGCAGGTCTACATGGACCGCACCTTCGCGGGGACCGGAGACAAGCCGCTCGGTATCGAGCCCTTTTCGATCGCCGACAGCATCCTGACGATCACGGCGGACCGGGCCGATCCCAACACGGTGCGGCCCTTCATCAACGATGCGGCCTATACCTCCGGCGCGATCACGTCGGTGGCCTCGCATTCGCAGACCTACGGCTATTTCGAGATCAACTGCCGCGTCCCGGCCGGTCGGGGCTTCTGGCCGGCCTTCTGGCTGCTGCCGGTGGAGTTCACCTGGCCGCCGGAGATCGACGTCCTCGAAGGGTCGGGCGCGCGCCGGTTCAGCTTCTCGACCGGTGCCATCGGCGAAGGATCGCCGTTCCAGCAGGTGTGGCACGCCGGCCATGGCGACACGACGGAATCCTTCCACGTCTACGCGCTGGAATGGACGCAGTCGGAGATCATCCTCTTCGTCGACGGCAAGGAACTCAGGCGCGGCAAGAATTTTGTCGACCAACCGATGTATGTGCTTGCCAATCTGGCCGTGGGCTCCCACGATGAAGCGTGGATTCCTGACCCGGATGAAACGACACCTTTCCCGGGTCGGTTCGAAATTGACTACATTCGTTGTTGGGCGCGAGCATGA
- a CDS encoding glycosyltransferase family 2 protein translates to MISLIVPTRNRAYTLRKVLPSYFEQDGLDEIILVIDGGTDETEAVFADIGARYPDVRRRVVRHPDRRGASACRNIGVVEATNDYVLFCDDDEYLEPGYARTCYDLLISQKAGAVSGRRVYMQDGETPEGALERFGNGWNTRPPFSPVLCEIRNTARFEGELSLPFTNAIILTQRSLVMSFGFDTHYARGNGYREESDYQMNLYVNGYPILMSNNVHSIHLPISEVRSGGQRVKKFERVYWMIYYNNYFFDKYYDRYCSRMKLKTPKLAAKVIFGLFAVYREFFMPYVKKTRARFAGA, encoded by the coding sequence TTGATTTCGCTGATTGTCCCGACCCGAAACCGCGCCTATACGCTGCGCAAGGTCCTGCCGAGCTATTTCGAGCAGGACGGCCTCGATGAAATCATCCTGGTGATCGATGGCGGCACCGACGAGACGGAAGCCGTCTTCGCCGACATCGGCGCCCGGTATCCGGACGTGCGCCGGCGCGTGGTCCGGCATCCGGATCGCAGGGGCGCATCGGCCTGCCGCAACATCGGCGTGGTCGAGGCCACCAACGACTACGTGCTCTTCTGCGATGACGACGAATACCTGGAGCCGGGCTACGCCAGGACCTGCTACGATCTTCTGATCAGCCAGAAGGCAGGCGCCGTTTCCGGCCGCCGCGTCTACATGCAGGATGGCGAAACGCCCGAGGGCGCCCTGGAGCGGTTCGGCAACGGGTGGAACACCCGGCCTCCCTTTTCGCCGGTCCTGTGCGAAATTCGCAATACGGCCCGGTTCGAGGGCGAGCTGTCGCTGCCCTTCACCAACGCGATCATCCTGACGCAGCGCAGCCTGGTGATGTCCTTCGGCTTCGACACGCATTATGCGCGCGGCAACGGCTACCGCGAGGAATCCGACTACCAGATGAATCTCTACGTGAACGGCTATCCGATCCTGATGTCGAACAACGTCCACAGCATCCACCTGCCGATCAGCGAGGTGCGCAGCGGCGGGCAGCGGGTGAAGAAATTCGAGCGCGTCTACTGGATGATCTATTACAACAATTATTTCTTCGACAAATATTATGACCGGTACTGCTCCAGAATGAAGCTCAAGACGCCGAAGCTGGCCGCGAAGGTGATCTTCGGGCTCTTCGCTGTTTACCGGGAATTCTTCATGCCCTATGTCAAGAAGACGCGGGCGCGTTTCGCCGGGGCATAA
- a CDS encoding metallophosphoesterase family protein, with product MGRKLFDFSNLLPRSNDAAVRHYQLTDFRGTVYAVGDIHGCLGELKALEEIIAADAAASVGPVIVVYLGDYVDRGPDSAGVIEYLLSPPREGLSRFFLQGNHEVMMLNYLSDPASGQGWLNSGGADTLLSYDIDLEELEASNRPQRILNKMVPESHRQFISAGALTLQVNRCFFVHAGLRPGVPLAEQEEADMLWMRPPDVDELTDRSHVVIHGHTIVPEPVLIGNRIAIDTGAYKTGRLTALKLSLKEVRFLST from the coding sequence ATGGGCCGGAAGTTGTTCGACTTCAGTAATCTGTTGCCGCGCTCCAACGACGCGGCTGTGCGACATTACCAGCTCACGGATTTTCGAGGCACCGTCTATGCGGTGGGGGATATCCATGGATGCCTCGGCGAACTGAAGGCGCTGGAGGAAATCATCGCCGCCGATGCGGCGGCCAGCGTCGGTCCGGTGATCGTCGTCTATCTCGGCGACTATGTGGATCGCGGTCCCGACAGTGCCGGGGTCATCGAGTATCTGCTCTCGCCGCCGCGCGAGGGGCTCAGCCGCTTCTTCCTGCAGGGCAATCATGAAGTCATGATGCTCAACTATCTGTCGGACCCCGCGTCCGGGCAGGGGTGGCTCAATTCCGGCGGCGCCGACACGCTCCTTTCCTACGATATCGACCTTGAGGAACTGGAGGCGTCGAACCGACCGCAGCGCATCCTGAACAAGATGGTCCCCGAGTCGCACCGGCAGTTCATCTCTGCCGGAGCGCTGACCCTGCAGGTCAACCGCTGCTTCTTCGTTCATGCCGGGCTGAGGCCGGGTGTGCCGCTTGCCGAGCAGGAGGAAGCGGACATGCTGTGGATGCGCCCGCCGGATGTGGACGAACTGACGGATCGCTCGCATGTTGTCATCCACGGCCACACGATTGTTCCCGAACCGGTGCTGATCGGCAACCGGATCGCGATCGATACCGGTGCCTACAAGACGGGCCGGTTGACCGCGCTGAAGCTCAGCCTGAAGGAAGTGCGGTTCCTGTCAACCTGA
- the wzx gene encoding O-unit flippase-like protein, with the protein MTKHVAVELLPLEVFRRSRRRGGHDLIFGIASQILQMGSGLIILPIVIATLAPHEVGFWYVFMTIQSMVYLLDFGFVPTISRNFNYIFAGADVIHSDRLPTQTKQGLVNLSLLQGLLTSSRNVYRLMALAVGLGLGTIGSLYINKLVQDSPPIANIWLDWGFFGAALVFHTYYQWQISVLTGADRIRETYEVAIVSRGFQVVVSIIGLAIVPSVTTLVVAYVLSALVMRLHLYFCMRDILRRVKTVPHLNFAAQLDLFMTLWTNTWRQGVVLMSFFLIGRFNVLVIAAYLGVVASGQFSIAAQALLAITGVAHVLANNAYPKIVNAKVHADFQRVKKLLSAGAVFMWTAYICGAICLIALGPFLISLLKDSTALPTTQVLLLMAFAGFVESNLQLFCHVITADNKVPFLWAYIISGTLITAGNILAGQFGMPLEAFVLIQICVQLCYNAWRWPLMALHDSHLRLHEIPRLSVRGLRSLLSSS; encoded by the coding sequence ATGACCAAGCATGTCGCCGTTGAATTGCTTCCGCTCGAAGTCTTTCGGCGCTCGCGTCGCCGCGGCGGCCATGACCTGATCTTCGGCATTGCGTCGCAGATCCTGCAGATGGGCTCGGGGCTGATCATCCTGCCCATCGTCATCGCAACCCTCGCTCCGCATGAGGTCGGCTTCTGGTACGTCTTCATGACGATCCAGTCGATGGTCTACCTCCTCGACTTCGGATTCGTTCCGACCATCAGCCGCAACTTCAACTATATCTTCGCGGGCGCCGACGTCATTCATTCCGACCGGCTGCCGACCCAGACCAAGCAGGGGCTCGTCAACCTGTCCCTGCTTCAGGGCCTGCTGACGTCGTCGCGCAACGTCTACCGGCTGATGGCGCTGGCCGTGGGGCTCGGCCTCGGCACAATCGGCTCGCTCTACATCAACAAGCTCGTGCAGGACTCGCCGCCGATCGCCAATATCTGGCTCGATTGGGGGTTCTTCGGCGCCGCACTCGTTTTCCACACCTATTATCAGTGGCAGATTTCGGTCCTGACCGGCGCCGACAGGATCCGCGAAACCTACGAGGTCGCCATCGTCAGCCGCGGCTTCCAGGTGGTCGTTTCCATCATCGGCCTTGCCATCGTGCCGAGCGTCACCACGCTCGTGGTCGCCTACGTGCTGTCGGCGCTCGTGATGCGCCTGCACCTCTATTTCTGCATGCGGGATATCCTGCGCCGGGTCAAAACCGTGCCGCACCTCAATTTCGCCGCGCAGCTCGACCTCTTCATGACGTTGTGGACCAACACCTGGCGCCAGGGCGTGGTGCTGATGTCCTTCTTCCTCATCGGCCGGTTCAACGTGCTGGTGATCGCGGCCTATCTCGGCGTTGTGGCCAGCGGCCAGTTCTCGATCGCGGCCCAGGCGCTGCTCGCCATCACCGGCGTTGCCCATGTGCTGGCGAACAATGCCTATCCGAAGATCGTCAACGCCAAGGTTCACGCCGACTTCCAGCGGGTCAAGAAGCTGCTGTCCGCAGGGGCGGTGTTCATGTGGACCGCCTATATCTGCGGTGCGATCTGCCTGATCGCGCTCGGTCCGTTCCTGATCTCGCTGCTCAAGGACAGCACCGCCCTGCCAACGACCCAGGTGCTGCTGCTGATGGCCTTCGCCGGCTTCGTGGAATCCAACCTGCAGCTCTTCTGTCACGTCATCACCGCCGACAACAAGGTGCCCTTCCTGTGGGCCTACATCATCTCGGGCACCCTGATCACCGCGGGCAACATCCTGGCCGGCCAGTTCGGAATGCCGCTGGAGGCCTTCGTGCTGATCCAGATCTGCGTCCAGCTCTGCTACAATGCCTGGCGGTGGCCGCTGATGGCGCTTCATGATAGCCACTTGCGGCTGCATGAGATCCCCCGCCTGTCAGTCAGGGGCTTGCGTTCTCTTTTGTCTTCGTCATGA